One Leuconostoc mesenteroides subsp. mesenteroides ATCC 8293 genomic window, CATCAACAACACACACCGTACAAGAATTAACTACTAAACTCTTCCAAGCATTTGATACCAACACGCCACTTGACCGAGACGAATATGTCGGCGTCGTTGATAATTTCGAAAATGCCTATAAAGTCCAAGATGCCGTTCTTACTCAAAAGAATGATCCAGTTGCTGGTTACAAGGTTTCCTTAACGTCTCAGGAAACACAAGATTTATTTAACTCTGATTCACCACTATATGGTGCCCAATTAGCTAATCGATTTGTCCAATCTGGTTTCAATTTAGATTTAACAGCATACAATGAACCGCTAGTTGAGGTGGAATTAATGTTTACTGCAAAGAAGGACCTAACCCCATCAATGAGCGAAGTAGAACTACTCCAAAATACAACTGTTGCACCAACTTTAGAATTACCAGATGCCCGTTTCAAAAATTGGTTCCCAAAGCTCGACAAGTATCTCGTTTTGTGCGATGCGGCCGTAGGGGGTGCCGTCGTTTATGGTAATCAACGTGATGGCGCTGACTTAGATTTAGCTACTTTAGCTCGTGTTTCAGCTGTTCTGTCGCACAATGATCAAGAAGTTGCCAATGGCGTTGGCAGTGAAGTCCTTGGCAACCCAGTTACATCACTAAAATGGCTTGTTGAAAAACTATTTTCACAAGGCAAAGATTTTCCAGCAGGAACGCATGCTTCGACAGGAACATTTCTACTCCCCTTGTCACTTACAGCCGGCACTTGGAAAGCGCAATTTACTGAAGGCTTTGGTTCTGTTTCGGTTCATGTGAAATAATAATAAAAAGTGTTCCACGTGGAACACTTTTATAATAGGCTTGTAGCTCAATGGCAGAGCGTTGCGCTGATAACGCAGAGATAGAGGATCATTACCTTTCAGGCCGATATATACTAAATTTAAAATAGAATTTTTATTAAAATAATAGCAAGTATGACCTGTACTGCTCCAGTCACAAGGCCAAAGCTAAGAAACTTTCCCCCAGACTTTCTGATTGTGTCCAGCTTAAGATTCAATCCGATTCCCGCTAAGTTCACGACGCCGAAAAAACCAGAAATCTGTTTGGCTCCACTTGTTATTAAGTTGGGTAATGGAATAAAACTATTAACTAATAGTAAAACTACGAATGCCATGATGAACCAAGGAATTTTGACACCTTTACTATTAATATTTGTTGCTGAATCGTCTTTTTTTTGTGCCATTTTAGC contains:
- a CDS encoding 2-keto-4-pentenoate hydratase, which codes for MTTSTTHTVQELTTKLFQAFDTNTPLDRDEYVGVVDNFENAYKVQDAVLTQKNDPVAGYKVSLTSQETQDLFNSDSPLYGAQLANRFVQSGFNLDLTAYNEPLVEVELMFTAKKDLTPSMSEVELLQNTTVAPTLELPDARFKNWFPKLDKYLVLCDAAVGGAVVYGNQRDGADLDLATLARVSAVLSHNDQEVANGVGSEVLGNPVTSLKWLVEKLFSQGKDFPAGTHASTGTFLLPLSLTAGTWKAQFTEGFGSVSVHVK